Proteins from a single region of Chelonoidis abingdonii isolate Lonesome George chromosome 20, CheloAbing_2.0, whole genome shotgun sequence:
- the LOC116832397 gene encoding pinopsin-like encodes MQVSNTSQAPVQHGTPSAFDGPQWPHLAPRSIYTSVAVLMGIVVCSASFVNGLVIVVSIRYKKLRSPLNYILVNLAVADLLVTFFGSTISFSNNINGFFVLGKRVCKFEGFMVSLTGIVGLWSLAILAFERYIVICKPMGDFRFQHKHAVMGCAFTWIWSLLWTTPPMLGWSSYVPEGLRTSCGPNWYTGGSNNNSYILTLFITCFIIPLSLILFSYTNLLMTLRTVAAQQKESETTQRAEREVTRMVIAMVMAFLICWLPYSTFAMVVATNNDIPIQPTLASLPSYFSKTATVYNPIIYIFMNKQFRDCLLKMMYCNRNPSGMQKTSPAMLGAPKGISSALEGCRNKVTPS; translated from the exons ATGCAGGTTTCAAACACTTCTCAGGCTCCTGTGCAACATGGAACTCCCAGCGCCTTTGATGGTCCACAGTGGCCTCACCTGGCTCCCAGAAGCATCTATACATCGGTGGCTGTGCTCATGGGCATCGTAGTATGTTCTGCCTCATTTGTGAATGGTTTGGTCATTGTGGTTTCCATCAGGTACAAGAAACTCAGATCCCCACTGAACTACATCCTGGTGAACCTGGCTGTGGCTGATCTGCTGGTGACTTTCTTTGGAAGCACTATCAGTTTCTCAAATAATATCAATGGCTTCTTTGTGCTCGGCAAAAGGGTGTGCAAATTTGAAGGCTTCATGGTCTCTTTAACAG GCATTGTGGGGCTTTGGTCCTTGGCGATCCTGGCCTTTGAAAGGTATATCGTCATCTGCAAACCCATGGGAGATTTCCGATTTCAGCACAAACATGCAGTGATGGGCTGTGCATTCACCTGGATTTGGTCACTTCTCTGGACAACCCCACCAATGTTAGGCTGGAGCAGCTATGTGCCGGAAG GTCTGAGAACCTCCTGTGGTCCCAACTGGTACACTGGaggcagcaacaacaacagctaCATCTTGACTTTATTCATTACCTGTTTCATTATTCCTCTCAGTCTGATCCTCTTCTCCTACACAAATCTGCTGATGACACTACGAACT GTTGCAGCACAACAAAAAGAATCTGAGACGACTCAGCGAGCGGAGAGGGAGGTGACACGAATGGTGATTGCTATGGTGATGGCCTTTCTTATCTGCTGGCTGCCCTATTCCACCTTTGCCATGGTGGTTGCCACAAATAACGATATCCCCATCCAACCAACTCTAGCATCGCTGCCTTCATACTTCTCCAAAACAGCCACAGTTTACAACCCGATTATCTACATCTTCATGAACAAACAG TTCCGGGACTGCCTGCTGAAAATGATGTACTGCAATCGCAACCCGTCAGGGATGCAGAAAACCTCTCCTGCTATGCTTGGTGCCCCCAAAGGCATCTCATCAGCCTTGGAGGGATGCAGAAATAAGGTGACCCCATCGTAA